In one Deltaproteobacteria bacterium genomic region, the following are encoded:
- a CDS encoding nitroreductase has protein sequence MKLHEAIRQRRSIRSFIDKTIPKEVLTRVLNAGRLAPSAVNLQPWRFIVIREPVTKMELVECTRGGKHTHLGMGDVILVACGNEKECYQRQGNYMKTFAIDVAIALEQMILAATAEGLGTCWIGAFDEEKVKTLLDIPDPWRVVAMTPLGYPDESPPDRGRKSLDEIVCYERWEAY, from the coding sequence TTTATTGACAAAACAATCCCAAAAGAGGTACTGACCAGGGTTCTCAATGCCGGAAGGCTTGCCCCCTCGGCGGTCAACCTTCAGCCCTGGCGGTTTATCGTGATTCGGGAACCGGTAACCAAAATGGAGTTGGTCGAATGTACCCGAGGCGGCAAGCATACCCACCTGGGCATGGGGGACGTTATCCTCGTTGCCTGTGGAAACGAGAAGGAGTGCTACCAGCGCCAGGGAAACTACATGAAAACCTTTGCCATCGACGTGGCGATCGCCCTGGAGCAGATGATACTCGCAGCCACGGCGGAAGGGCTCGGAACCTGCTGGATCGGCGCCTTCGATGAAGAAAAGGTCAAGACCCTCCTCGACATCCCCGATCCCTGGCGGGTGGTCGCCATGACCCCCCTGGGGTATCCTGATGAATCCCCCCCCGACCGGGGAAGAAAATCATTGGACGAGATCGTCTGTTATGAAAGATGGGAAGCTTATTAG